CTGTTCCTTTGGATCTTGATAAAGTGGAGGCTTATCGGGCTTGTCTGAAGGTGAGAGGCCAAGACCCAAGGACACAGCAAGGCAAAATTCCTAGCTTCCATCACTGGTCTATTGAGCTGGGTGAAACCCTTCTGAAACCACAGGAGATGGAAATGCTGATCCTGTTGTATTTTATGTCATAGACGTACAATGCTTTTGCAAATTATTGGAAGGAATGTACGGGTTAGTACTTCTTCCATCCCCTAGTTATTGCTGCCCCCACAGCAAAGCCAGTGGCATGGAAGGTCTTCATAATCCATTTCTGTACAAAATTATCTGTGATTATTTGTATCACTTATGAAGCTAGATTTAAAGGCAATAAATACCTCCTTTCTTGCAAAAAGGCTTGTTAATTGTCCATGTTGTCATCTAGCTGTAACAAGTAAATTTGAGTATTATTGTATGTCCCAGTTTTGCCATAGAGTCCCATTTCAAATCTTACAGTGAGAACTATCTATCCTGTACAAGGGGACAAGGCAAAGAATAACTGCTTTGCTGAGCACAAAGCTGGCTTGCAGAACCGGTCTTTATCTGGCATTGAGCTGGTCCTTTTGTGCACTGAATGCCTTTGGGAGAATAGGGactctttcattctttcctgaTCTCAGGTGTAGTAGGGAAAAAGTATGTAGGTGGCATAAATGGAGCACAACCAGGTTACCTTTTTATCATGTTAAATGGGAGCTTCAGTTCAGTTGCTGGGAGTTGTTCTTAGCTGGTGTAAATTTGAgctacacacaaaaaaaatgcttgagcATATTATCGAAGGATGCAGTCATCCCTGTGACTGGGGGATGCAAGGCAGACCACCGCCTGCACTTTGTGTGCCATTTGGTGATACCGTGCAGTATGTGAGTATGTGCACACAAACCAGTGTGTGTGTAAAGAAACATCTCCATGGAAGATGATTATAACaatgtaaacaggaaaaaaaaaatctatgcagATTTTtagataacattttaaaactggatATGCCAATCCTGAGGCTTGATTCCACAGCTGTTGCAAGTGCAGGAATCTTTTATGAATTTTTCTTCAATGAAATTTTCTAGTCAGTTGTTTCTAGGAACAAGCAAGGCAggctcttccctttttttttttttctggtaactGCTCTACATAGTtctgagaaactgaaatgttaGCTACAGAATATGACAGCAGAGGGCTTTGGTTTAGCAAATTATTTAAGAGTGAGTCTAACTTTAAACACATTCTTAAGTCAAACTCTGTTTACTAAAGTTGATGTTTCACTTTAAACATGTTAAGTCCAGCTGACATCAGGGTACATACCTTActaaattagaaacaaaatctttagaTCCCAACATATTGTGCATGCTGTTAATGGTTAAATTTGAGTATTCTCTCAAGAATAAAATGTGTGacagcattttgtttgttctccagaaaatgaaagcagaccTAAACATGAAGAAGTCACTACTGAATGCCCTGGAAAATGAGCTGCAGAAAACACTTCAGATTCACTCACAGTCTTGTCAGTTGTATACCCTGTATGACATGGACATTGGAAAGTTCTGTGACAAAGTTACCCAGCTAATAGACCGCTGGCAGAGAGCTGACAAGCAGATAGATAACAGGTTTGATCATATTTCCTAATAGCTTCTTTCTTACTGCTATTGCTACTAAGATCATCTTAACAGTGAGTCTAAAAGAACTGATGCGCACCAATCATCACTTCCAGAGGACAAATGATGACTTCAGGGCAGTAAGACTAGAGCAACTGTGCATAGGTTAAACATACTTTAAAAGGTATTGTGTAAGACCAAGCAGGAAAATGTAGTTATTCAAGTAATTGTATAACATGTGCTAAGGAGTTgttctaattattatttttttattcttgctaaAGTTCTTGAATTAAGTACTTCCAGTCAGCATTTTCCCCCTCAAATAAAGTGACCATGCTTATTCCTGAATACCCTATACCTGCGGGTTAAAAATTCAACACTAagaattaagtaaaaaaatcccaacaatttttttccaatgcttTATTGAACTGAAGACATATTCTGATCATTTGTGGGGCTTTTTGgggtgtggtttgttttgttttcatttgttttggttttacttaAGGCCAAAATCTAGTCCTATTAATAAACATTGACTGGTTGCTGGTTGTTTTGGTGAAAATTGAGAACAAGAGTAAGTCATTCTTATCGCTGCAAGGTTTTATTTATCCCTCACTTAGTTGACAGGAAGTGCCAACCTCTGGGTATTGCAGAGTTACTCGAAAGTGAGGCACTAAAAACCCATGTTGGGTGACTAACAACCAGTACAAGTCTCatttatttgacatttttgttCAGAATCTTCTTTTAGAGCTTCCCATAATTTTACCTAGTTTATTACTGtgtcttctttctgaaaaatgtttaaagagagagaaagagaatgcaCTTTCCATTTTGACggttttccctgtttttttcaagATCATGGGATTTAGAAAGGCAGATCAAACAGCTGAAGACTTACAGAGATCTCTACCAGGCTCTGTGCAAATGGATCTGTGATGCCAAGCGCAGGCAGGATTCTATCGAGTCCGTTAAGCTGTGCGATTGCAACGCTATCATGAGATATCTACATGATCAGAAGGTATGCAGCACCTGAATGAGTTGTCTTTAATTATCTggattttaaattgttttgctaTTCAGAAAATATCAGTATCAATGCAGTCTACAATACAGTGGCCTGTTTTGAATTATAAAGTACACAAGTTACCAAAAGACACCACATGTGTagaaggcaggagagaggaaatattATTATCCTCATTACTTTCTGTCATCACTGCTGCAGATTATGAAGAAGACCGTTTTTGGCTCCTACACAATCACTGACACTTTTACACATCAGCTTTGAATTAATTCAAGGGACTGTATGATGGTGCAACTTATGGGACAAAGTATAGCACAAAAATAAGAAGTGAGGAAATACATCTAAGCTAAAGTCAAGGaactctccctccccagctctgggaGTTGCTCAGTTGCTAGGTGTTCTTTCTGAGAACAATCTTCTCATGCACAGAGAGCTTGCCGTTGTAAAAACTGCACAGCTACAGGTCATGTCTGGTCTCAGCCTCTGGGGTTGCGGTGGTCTCATGCTGCAGGTGCCTTCTGATGGAGGCAGTGTGTACAGGAGGAAATACTGGCAAATCTTGAGGGAGTGCTTCACAGCTCACTTTTTTCTTGACAGAACTTGCACAGTGAAATCTGTGGGAAGCGAGACAAAGTTGAGGAGCTTCTCAAGCATGCAGATCAGTGCTCAGCTGCAATTAAGGTACTtggatttcagcatttttatggGGTGTGATTTTTCACAGTCAGGCGCATCCCATTGTCGCTGCTCTGCTGGCAGGTGAAATGCTGGCTCCCTGATGTGTGTATGCAGAGATTGCTGGGGTGAAGCACTTGTGTGTACAAAATATAATGAAAGCAATTTGTGTACTTGCCACTTGAAGACCACAGGATGATGCAGGAGATACCAGTGAGAGCTTCTCTTCAGGAGAATCAAAGCCTCCTTCTAGCCAGACCAAACTTTCCAGttcacatgttaaaaaaaataagggagTAGAGAACAGATTGGTAGTTTAGGAATTAGGTCTGATTAGGATCTGGTCTAGGAGACAAGACAAATGCAGATTAGCAGGAGGAAAGGTGTGCAATAGCCATGAAAACCAAGAAGATATACAGGGAATGGTTTTGTGGTCTTTGCATTTTTGTCACCTTTATATTCGTGCTTTCTCCAGCTCAATCTTACTTTCTGTGACAAAGATCTTGCTATATAAGTGATGTGGCATATGCGATATGAAAGAGATGTGGAAACAGTTATTTCTGATGAAGTTTTGGTTGATAACAGTACCTAGACCAGTTGCTCCCACGAATCTTTTTCACCTGCGGGTAGCCCTCAACTAATGGAAACATGTTTCCTcccttttttgtaaaatgttttttctctttttccctttatcaTTCTCCTCCATGAGTCTCCACGGTGGTACTTGAACTGATGAGCTTCTGTTTATGATAGAGGATCATTAGTACATGGCCAGAGATATAAACAAGGGAAAATgtagctttttattaaaaaaaacccccaaactaaaacaaccccaaaattttatttgcattttgggaAATCCAGATTCGCAGGGAGTTCCTTGGCAGTTGCTCAATGGGTCTTAcctttctctgttgttttatAGGATTATGAACTACAGGTTGCTTCCTACAGTTCTGGATTAGAAACATTGCTCAACATACCTATCAAGAAGAGTGTGGTTCAGTCTCCTGCAGTGCTGATTCTGCAAGAGgtatctttctttcctctccatcaATCTTTTGAATACATTTGTTTGTCCATGTGAGCCATTATGAGTCATATCCATCTGTATCCTAATAATTAGCACTGTCATTGGTAATGTGTATTAAGCACGTAAGCACAAGGAATTAGTGCAGAATAGTCCTGGGCTGTAAAATCATACTTGGGCTCATTTAGACAGTAGATTAGCCCTCAGGAATTTACCTCATTCCTATTCAATGTCCATTGCATACGTATTGTGAGAAAGTAAGATTCATGCCCCAAGTGGTTTAGTCACTTTCAACCTGGGAATTAACCACTATTAAAAGTTTAACTTAGGTTACTTGTGACTGTCAGACAGGAAGAGCATGATGAACCAGGGGATGAAGCCTTGGATTTAATATCACAAGGGGGGAAAATAATCTTGAAAAAGAAGGTGTGGGTTTATCAGAAGGGAGAATTTATACATTTGGGGTCCCCAGAAAGTCATGTGAATTTGTGAGGAGGagaatttgctttttactttgtcAGGTGATATGTTTTCTCAAATGGATTGGAATCCTTTAAGTGATCTGAGACACAGGTATGTTCATATCTAACTCTGTAGTACAAGCTGCTAacaattctctttcttttcaaggcTAGCGAGGCTCAGTCTCGCTACGTAGAGCTTCTTACAAGATCAGGAGATTATTACAGATTCTTAAGTGAGATGTTAAAGAGCATGGAGGAGTTGAAGGTAATCTgactcttattttctttacctTCTATTTTTATCACAGGTTAGCAAGCTATCACTAATCAAAGACTTTCTGCTTAAGTACAGTGCAGAACAGTCCACAAAACTAAATCCTAAGCTCAGTGGTGTCCCGTGAAGGAGGCATATAAGCAGTTTCATGCATCTTTTGTCAAAGAGTACAGTATCTTGCAAAGTTACCTCCAAGGTCATGTGTAAGGTGGAGGACGTTAGTCTTCTTGGTAATTAGGAGGTGCTCATCAAAGCATGCAAGAGGTCCTTCTCTGCCCATCAGAGCCTTGACCTCAGTGAGAGTACAGTTACCTCAGTGCTGAAAACTTGCTCCTCATTGTTAAGGGGCCACGCCTCATTTCAGGCCATATCTACAGTGTTTCAAATGGAGTAACTCCTGATTTGGTTCAGCTCAGTGGAAACAGAGAGGCCCATTTAAGAGGTCACATATATGGAATGTGAACCACCTGTTTGAAAACTGTGGAGGTTCTAAATGAGGTTATTTAATACTTTGCTGGTGAACTCTTGGTACATCAGATTTTACTATCTGTATTGCATGTCTGTCCCCCCATCAAGTACCATTTTCCCTCTGAAAGTCATTATGCTGATTTCTGAATCAGGTTTGACTCTGAATAAATAAGGATTCCAGAATTTGTCTTGAcgacattaaatgaaaaaggattttgaGCTCTcattgaagcagagaaaaaaatgctttgtaagTTGTCAGTGTTACAAATGTATATTGTATTGCATGTGatgattttaaaacagttgtCACAAATGtttatgtggggttttttgtttgtttgttttcctgctatcattttgcagatgaaaaacaCCAAAATTGAACTCCTGGAAGAAGAACTCAGGCTTGCCAGGGATTCAAATTCAGAGACAAGCAACAAACATAAATTCCTAGAGCAAAATCTGCAGAAGTACCAGATAGACATTTCTCAGCTCAAGGCAAAGCTGATGagtttggaggagatgaaaagACAAGCTGAAATGGATGGAAATTCTGCTAAGCAAAACCTGGACAAATGCTATGCCCAAATAAAGGATCTAAATGACAGAATAACCAGGCTGACTTATGAGATTGaagatgagaaaaggaaaaggaagttgCTGGAGGATAGATATGAGCAGCAGAAGAATGATTATGaccagctgcagaaaacaagacaaaatgaGAAAGACAGCCTTGGTTGGCAAAAGTTAGAGTCTGAGAAGGTCATCAAGGAGAAGGAGTACGAGATAGAAAGATTAAGGGTTCTTCTTCAGGACGAAGGCACACGGAAGAGGGAATATGAAAATGAGCTGGCTAAGGTAAGAAACCAGTTTAGCGAGGAGATGAGTAATTTAAAGAACAAgtatgaaacagaaattaatattaagaAGACCACAATCCAGCAGATAGCTGCACAGAAAGATGATGATGCAAAAGGCCTCAGAGCCCAGGTTGACAGACtgacaagagaaaacagagaccTTAAGGATGAGATTGTGAGGCTGAACGATGCCATTCTGCAAACCACAGATCAACGGAGGAGGGCAGAAGAAGATGCTCTTCAGCACAAGGCTTGCAGTTCTGAGGTAtcacagcaaaagcatcagTTAGAGCTGGAGCTGAAACAGATCATTCAGCTTCGTGGTGAAGACAACTCAAGATACAAGCAGGCTCTTGAGGAGGCTGCCTCAACTATTCAGGATAAAACTAAGGAGCTGGAAAGGCTAAAGGTTCAGCTTCAGGAAGAGGCTAAAAGCCGATGGGAACTTGAAAATGAATTGGCAAAGGTAAGGAACAGTTATGATGAGGAAATTATTAGTTTAAAGAACAAATATGAAACTGAGATTAATATCACAAAGACCACAATTCACCAGGTCACCATGCAAAAGGAAGAGGACACAAATAATTATAGAACACAGCTTGATAATGCCATGAGAGAAAATAGGAATTTGTGTGAGGAAATTAGGAGACTGAAGAATACAATAAGTCAGACAACAGATAATCTACGGAAAATAGAAGAGAATGctcagcagcagaaggcagctggCTCAGAGCTTtctcagaagaaacagcagctggagatTGAGCTAAAACAAGTTATTCAGAGGCACTCTGATGAAAGCATGCGGTACAAACAGTCGCTTGATGATGCTTCTAAGACCattaaggaaagaaacaaagagatcgaaaggctgagaaagttgTTGGATGTAGAAACAAGTCAGAGAAAAGAACTAGAGGATGAGAACAGTCAGTTAAAAAGAGTCCAGTTTGActtgcagaaagcaaacacGAGTGCTACGGAGACAATTAACAAGCTGAGGATCCAAGAGCAGGAACTGGCCAGACTGAAAATTGACTACGAAAGagtttcacaagaaaaaaaaggcagggatCAAGAAAGTGCAAAGTTCCAAAGCACTGTGAAAGACTTGCAGATCCAGAAACATAAGCTGGAGGAGGAACTTTGCaggcagaataaaaatgtaatggagGAGACGTCCAGGAGGAAGAAACTGGAGGAGGAAATAGAAGGCATGAGGAGATCTCTGAGAGAGCAATCAGTTAAAATAACTAATCTCACACAGCAGATAGAGGAAGTGTCTATTGTAAAGAAGAGGAATGAAGATGACCTTAGACACCAAAGAGAAGTATTAGACGGTCAtgtgagagagaagcagagataCATGGAGGAGATAAGAAAATACACATCTGATATTGAGACTTTACGCCGTCAGTTGGTCCAAGAACAGGAGCAATTAAAACAGGCTCACCTACGATATGAGCACTTACAGAAAACctctgaggagaaaagcaaaaacttgAATGAGTGCAAAATAGAAATCGAAAGGCTTCAGTCTCTCACTGAGAATCTAACCAAGGAACACTTGTTACTGGAGGAAGAGCTGCGAAATGTTAGATTGGAGTACGATGACCTCAGAATGGTCAGAAGTGAAGTTGATGAGAAAAATACTGCCATTGCTGAACTAAAGAATCAGCTTCAGACGAGCAGCAAGCAAACCCTGGAACTTCAGGGGTTGATTAAtgatttacagaaagaaagggaaaaattgaGACAGGAAATTGAAAAATTCCAAAAGCAAGCTCTAGAGGTATTCACACATATTTTGATCCCGGCTTTACTGTCTCTCAGATATATAATTAATTGCAGTGTCCATTTGAATCAACTTAATTCACACTTTGCTGTTTAAGTTCACTGTACTTGTGACTAATATCCCCTTTATGGCCCTTCCTGtggttcatttaaaaaaaaaaaaggcagcatttggCCACTTTCTTAGCCTCTTTACTCCCTGCAAGCTGTGCTAGGGAGCCATAAGCTGTCTTATCATCTAGCTGAGCCTTGCCCTCAGCCCTTGCCCGAGGAGAAAACCTGGGTCTGTGTCAGTGTCCACCAAACCATCCCAGGGGAAGATGAGAGTACATGGAGTACCACTGTGCTTTAGCTGTACCCTGCTGGCTGTGTGCTTCCCCAGGCTGTTTCAGCCAGGATGGGTTAAAGCAGTCCTTTGAGGCTGACCTGAGTGGTATCACAAACTAAACCAGCTAAAAAACCCAGAACCAACAAGCTGTCAAAGTGCTGCTTAGCTGGGTAGGGTTTTGACTACAAGTGAGGATTAAAGACAATGTTGTCAGCTGTACCTAAGGTACTTAAAAGCCTACATTTCATTGACTGTTTTGGGGATTTATGTTCCTAAGTCACTAAGGGCATTTGCAAATTTTACTATTGGCCCTTATTTCTTAAACTTGAGGTGGCAGCATAAAcaagttaaagaaaacattttttcatatttcattctTCTGCCTGGTTTCTTGTCTAAAGAGTTACTGTTTAAATATATACAGATGAGCacttgtgaaaatatttctttgctttttcctataGTTGccctttatatttcttttctcatttccattctcaactattctttcctttattcagtttttctttactttgttttaaaaatcttaatactgatttttaaaaaatactaacatTTAGGATTATCTGACAttggtgtatatatatatatatatatatatatatatatatatgcatgtattaCAAATATCTAAACTTGTATTCCATTCAATGTGGACTGCATACAAATGTGCATGCTTGTAGGTGTTTGTGTATGCGTATACCTATATGAAGACATTAAgtgaattaaaatgtaaagcaacACAGGTAAAATTGTTTGGAATAACATGTGAAACTAATAGGAAGGCAAAAATTGAGTCATATATTTCCTTTATATCCATATATGACTGTCCTTAGCTGATACAAATTCACCCAGGTTAGTAGGACTATGCTAGGGTATGTCTGCTGGGCATCAGTCTCTTTACAGAGTCTTGAATGCTCTGTGTATGTGTAGGTATACTATGAGAAGTATTAAAAAGTTATAAAGAGCTAACTAAATCAGCAGAAAATCAAGGCTATGGGTAACAGAATAGAGTCTCTGGCAGTACTAGAGACACTGTCAGTGAAGGGACAAGGGTTTATGTGTATCCACGGTCTTGGTTAAGGCACTGCTATGACTAGAATGTTTTCCAGTGGCAGTTTGCTGCACGTTAAATGACAGGCTGAAGAGCATTGTAAGTGGAGAGCATAACTCTAACCAGCATAAACTTAACCATCCTCTCTTGgtttatttgttctttaaaattgtAGGCATCCAATAGGATTCAAGAATCCAAAAATCAGTATAGTCACATTATGCAAGAAAGAGAAACCTTGCTGATAAAAATTAGTGCTTTGGAACAAGACAAAGCCAGGCTGCAGAGATTAGAAGAGGAGCTGAACCGTTTGAAAGTTACCCTGGAATCAGAGTCTCGTTTGAAGCAACGCCTGGAAAGTGAGAAGCAACAAATCCTGAATGACCTAAATCAGTGGAAGAGCCAGCACTCCCGGACAGAGGAATCCATAAGGAAGATCcagtgtgagagagagaagagtGAGAGGGAGAAGAACACCCTGAGGAGTGAGATTGAAAGGCTGCAGATGGAGATCAAACGGATTGAGGAGAGATACCGGTGCCGACTGGAAGAGACCGCTGTCAAAAACCAGTCAGAGTTGGAGTCCGAGCGTCTCAGGCTGCAAAGAGAGATCGAGAAACTCAAGCAACGCCCATATGGGTCCCACAGATGTACGCAGACCGAGGAAGACTTTTGTATTGATGCCTCCAAGTTGCTGTTCAGTGGGCTGCGGAAGAAGATTACAGCAATGCAGCTGTATGAGTGTCAACTGATAGATAAACTCACACTGGATAAACTGCTGAAGGGGCAGAGGTCAGTGGAAGAAGTCACAGCTGACATTGAACCCTACCTCAAAGGGGCAGGTGCTATTGCAGGGGTGTCTCTTTCACCCAGACAGAAGTACTCTTTTGTTGAGGCCAAACGGAATCAGCTGCttacagcagaaaatgcagTCCTGCTCTTAGAAGCCCAGGCAGCAACAGGAGGCGTGATAGACCCACACCGAAATGAGATGTTAACGGTGGACAGCGCTATCGCCAGAGATCTGATCGACTTTGATGACAGAGAACAAATCTATACAGCAGAAAAGGCTATTACAGGATTTAAAGATCCTTTCTCGGGCAAAACCGTGCCAGTATCTGAAGCCATCAAGAAAAACTTGGTTGACAGAGAAACTGGGATTCGTCTGCTTGAAGCCCAGCTGGCTGTAGGAGGGATTGTTGATCCTGTCAACAGTGTGTTCCTACCCAAAGATATAGCTTTATCCCGTGGGTTGATTGACAAAGACCTGTACAGGACCCTAACCAACTGCCAGGGCACTACAAAGAACTTCATTGATCCCACCACCAAAAAGGCAGTCACTTACatgcagctgaaggaaaaatgtaGGATTGAACCACACACTGGTCTGCTCCTCCTCCCAGTGCAGAAGAGGAGTATGTCATTCCAAGGAATCAGGCAGCCTGTCTCAGCAGATGCACTGCTCGAGGCTGGAATTATCAAGGAATCAACAAAGAACGACTTGGAAAGAGGTGCAATTACAGTGGAAGAAGTGAGTGAGAGAATTATTGATTTCCTTCAGGGCTCTAGCTGTATTGCGGGTATCTACAATGAGGCTACTAAAGAGAAACTTGGCATTTACCAGGCTATGAAAATAGGTTTGGTTAGACCGGGGACAGCCCTTGAACTCCTAGAAGCCCAGGCAGCCACAGGGTTCATAGTGGATCCTGTCAGCAATGTGAGGCTGCCCGTTGAGGAAGCTTACAAAAGAGGCCTTGTTGGAATTGAATTTAAAGAGAAACTTCTCTCTGCTGAAAGAGCTGTCACTGGGTACAAAGACCCAGAAACTGGAAACatcatttctctgtttcaagCAATGAACAAAGAGCTCATAGAGAGAGGCCATGGCATTCGTTTGCTGGAGGCCCAGATTGCTACCGGAGGAATCATTGACCCCAAAGAGAGCTACCGCTTGCCAGTAGAGACGGCCTACAAGCGTGGCTACTTCAATGAAGAGCTCAACCAGATCCTTAGTGATCCAAGTGATGACACCAAAGGGTTCTTTGATCCCAACACAGAGGAGAACTTGACCTACttgcagctgaaagaaagaTGCATAAAAGACGACGCAACAGGGCTCTGCCTTCTACCCCtgagagagaagaagaaggtGGTGCACACCTCGCAGAAGAACACCCTTAGGAAGCGCCGGGTTGTCATTGTAGATCCAGAAACAAACAGGGAGATGTCTGTGCAGGAGGCGTACAGCAAAGGCCTCATAGATTATGACACCTATACGGAACTAGCTGAACAGGAGTGTGAGTGGGAAGAAATAACAATTACAGGATCAGATGGTAGCAGTAGAGTAGTCCTTGTCGACAGAAAAACAGGTAGCCAGTATGACATCCAAGACGCTATTGATAAAGGTCTGGTTGAGAGGAAGTTTTTTGACCAGTACCGTTCTGGCAGTTTAAGCCTGACGCAGTTTGCAGACATGATTTCTTGCCGTAACGGCACTGATGAGGTGTTTCGACATGAGTCGGTGACTCGGTCTCCCACAGTGCTGAGTGTCAGGAGTTCTTCCTCGCTGATCAGGAGTGGCTCTTTCTCAGAGACCCCAGAAGAATGCAGTCCCATTGCAGCCATATTTGACACAGAAAACTTGGAGAAAATCTCCATTTCAGAAGCTATACAACGGGGCATCGTGGATAGCATCACTGGGCAACGATTACTTGAAGCCCAGGCCTGCACAGGGGGCATAATATGCCCCACCACAGGCCAGAGGCTTTCACTTCAGGACGCCACCAATCAAGGCATCATTGATCAGGATATGGCCACACGGCTCAAACCAGCCCAGAAGGCCTTCATAGGCTTCGAAGGCATAAAGGGCGGACGCAAGAGGATGTCAGCAGCtgaagcagtgaaggaaaaatggTTGCCTTACGAGGCTGGGCAGCGATTCCTTGAATTCCAGTACCTCACTGGAGGTCTTGTGGACCCAGAAGTGCGTGGAAGAATAAGTACTGAAGAAGCCATTAGGAATGGATTGATTGATGGTCGGGCTGCCCAGAAATTGCAAGACACTAACAGCTATCCCAAAATTCTGACCTGCCCCAAGACCAAGCTGAAAATATCCTACAAAGATGCAATGAATCGGTCAATGGTGGAAGACATCACCGGGCTTAAACTCTTGGAAGCAGCCTCCGTTTCATCTAAAGGCATATCCAGTCCCTACAATGTCTCCTCAGCACCCGGATCACGCTCTGGCTCTCGCTCTGGCTCACGTTCAGGCTCACGCAGTGGGTCTAGGAGGGGAAGTTTTGATGCATCAGCAAGCTCTTCGTATTCTTACTCATACTCAACCTTCAGCAGTGGGTCTATTGGGCGCTAATAACAAGTGAGGGAATAtgtct
Above is a genomic segment from Ciconia boyciana chromosome 2, ASM3463844v1, whole genome shotgun sequence containing:
- the DSP gene encoding desmoplakin isoform X2; the protein is MSINGSHPRINTLGRMARADSGTDLRYEMSSHVVGGGGGGGTHTHKTYYYQKTYGGDYASDGYGQNGTCTVSRRQNTIQELLQNCSDCLMRAELIVQPELKYGDGVQIRGNRELEECFAQANEQMDILDGLIREMRQMGQPCEMYQKRLLQLQEQMRALYKAISVPRARRASSKGGGCYSSQSGSGWDEYTKRVTSECLNWMRQQKAEMELVKWGFDAASIEQQIGDHRRTHNAIGDYRWHLDKVKTDLREKAAVHQLEEEYEGLLKYSFERMDQLRQFQNLIQATSREIMWINDCEEEELLYDWSDRNTDIARKQEAFSKRMSELELKEKELNKLKQESDQLVLNQHPASDKIEAYMDTLQTQWSWILQITKCIDVHLKENAAYFQFFEEAQATECYLKNLQDSIRKKFICDKSMSLQTLLEQIKELENERERILEYKRQVQSLVNKSKKIVQLKPRNPDYRSNKPIILKALCDYKQDLKTVRKGDECILKDNNERSKWLVTGPGGVDMLVPSVSLIIPPPNPLAVDLATKIEQYYEAILALWNQLYINMKSLVSWHYCMIDIEKIRAMTIAKLKTMRKEDYQKIITDLEIHYQEFLRNSQGSEMFGDEDKRKIQTQFTDAQKHYQTLIIQLPNQQRQPQPVVPTDSCPVGSSSTIIVNERNREHEKQEAWLLMELQKLRRQIEASEIRMVQRAPLGVDQGAVHDFSVRIKDLEGVQNESQIMAETLNKHKDLLPNFRGCEKYVYLQSEINALFQKLENINGVSAGYLDSLNALRCLLQVILQTEDVIRVFEVRLSEEETVPLDLDKVEAYRACLKKMKADLNMKKSLLNALENELQKTLQIHSQSCQLYTLYDMDIGKFCDKVTQLIDRWQRADKQIDNRSWDLERQIKQLKTYRDLYQALCKWICDAKRRQDSIESVKLCDCNAIMRYLHDQKNLHSEICGKRDKVEELLKHADQCSAAIKDYELQVASYSSGLETLLNIPIKKSVVQSPAVLILQEASEAQSRYVELLTRSGDYYRFLSEMLKSMEELKMKNTKIELLEEELRLARDSNSETSNKHKFLEQNLQKYQIDISQLKAKLMSLEEMKRQAEMDGNSAKQNLDKCYAQIKDLNDRITRLTYEIEDEKRKRKLLEDRYEQQKNDYDQLQKTRQNEKDSLGWQKLESEKVIKEKEYEIERLRVLLQDEGTRKREYENELAKVRNQFSEEMSNLKNKYETEINIKKTTIQQIAAQKDDDAKGLRAQVDRLTRENRDLKDEIVRLNDAILQTTDQRRRAEEDALQHKACSSEVSQQKHQLELELKQIIQLRGEDNSRYKQALEEAASTIQDKTKELERLKVQLQEEAKSRWELENELAKASNRIQESKNQYSHIMQERETLLIKISALEQDKARLQRLEEELNRLKVTLESESRLKQRLESEKQQILNDLNQWKSQHSRTEESIRKIQCEREKSEREKNTLRSEIERLQMEIKRIEERYRCRLEETAVKNQSELESERLRLQREIEKLKQRPYGSHRCTQTEEDFCIDASKLLFSGLRKKITAMQLYECQLIDKLTLDKLLKGQRSVEEVTADIEPYLKGAGAIAGVSLSPRQKYSFVEAKRNQLLTAENAVLLLEAQAATGGVIDPHRNEMLTVDSAIARDLIDFDDREQIYTAEKAITGFKDPFSGKTVPVSEAIKKNLVDRETGIRLLEAQLAVGGIVDPVNSVFLPKDIALSRGLIDKDLYRTLTNCQGTTKNFIDPTTKKAVTYMQLKEKCRIEPHTGLLLLPVQKRSMSFQGIRQPVSADALLEAGIIKESTKNDLERGAITVEEVSERIIDFLQGSSCIAGIYNEATKEKLGIYQAMKIGLVRPGTALELLEAQAATGFIVDPVSNVRLPVEEAYKRGLVGIEFKEKLLSAERAVTGYKDPETGNIISLFQAMNKELIERGHGIRLLEAQIATGGIIDPKESYRLPVETAYKRGYFNEELNQILSDPSDDTKGFFDPNTEENLTYLQLKERCIKDDATGLCLLPLREKKKVVHTSQKNTLRKRRVVIVDPETNREMSVQEAYSKGLIDYDTYTELAEQECEWEEITITGSDGSSRVVLVDRKTGSQYDIQDAIDKGLVERKFFDQYRSGSLSLTQFADMISCRNGTDEVFRHESVTRSPTVLSVRSSSSLIRSGSFSETPEECSPIAAIFDTENLEKISISEAIQRGIVDSITGQRLLEAQACTGGIICPTTGQRLSLQDATNQGIIDQDMATRLKPAQKAFIGFEGIKGGRKRMSAAEAVKEKWLPYEAGQRFLEFQYLTGGLVDPEVRGRISTEEAIRNGLIDGRAAQKLQDTNSYPKILTCPKTKLKISYKDAMNRSMVEDITGLKLLEAASVSSKGISSPYNVSSAPGSRSGSRSGSRSGSRSGSRRGSFDASASSSYSYSYSTFSSGSIGR